The Plasmodium vinckei vinckei genome assembly, chromosome: PVVCY_14 genome window below encodes:
- a CDS encoding ribulose-phosphate 3-epimerase, putative gives MPKIEAIIAPSVLASNISKLAEETKRMEDLGAEWIHLDVMDMHFVPNLSFGPPVINNLKKYTNNIFFDVHLMVENPERYVSLLKTSNQLTFHFEALNEDVEKCIELARIIKNNNMWCGISIKPKTSVEKLVPIIDTNLIDTVLVMTVEPGFGGQSFMHDMMSKVSFLRKKYKNLNIQVDGGLNIETTEISASHGANIIVAGTSIFNAEDPQFVINTMRNSIQKYLQN, from the coding sequence atgccAAAAATAGAAGCTATAATAGCGCCTTCAGTACTTGCTTCTAATATTAGCAAGCTCGCGGAAGAAACTAAAAGAATGGAAGATTTGGGAGCGGAATGGATACACTTAGATGTTATGGATATGCATTTTGTTCcaaatttatcatttggTCCTCCtgttattaataatttaaaaaaatatacaaacaatatattttttgatgtACATTTAATGGTAGAAAATCCAGAAAGATATGTTAGTTTATTGAAAACATCTAATCAATTAACATTTCATTTTGAAGCCTTAAATGAAGATGTTGAAAAGTGTATAGAACTAGCgagaataattaaaaacaataatatgtGGTGCGGAATTTCTATTAAACCGAAAACAAGTGTAGAAAAACTCGTTCCAATAATCGATACTAATTTAATAGATACAGTTTTAGTTATGACAGTAGAACCGGGATTTGGGGGGCAATCATTTATGCATGATATGATGAGTAAAGTTTCTTTtcttagaaaaaaatataaaaatttaaatattcaagTTGATGGGGgattaaatatagaaacTACTGAAATATCTGCATCGCATGGAGCCAATATTATTGTTGCTGGCACTAGTATTTTTAATGCCGAAGACCCACAATTTGTTATTAATACTATGAGAAATtcaatacaaaaatatttgcaaAATTAG
- a CDS encoding zinc finger protein, putative — protein MNNVSPVAKYALCNNNFQENLQSMNEEKYIDHELLLRQKKYIFDSLVQMNQENEEQICSDINSDICRALSNYADYTTKKTNYVVNKRFSEIENIQENIDDIDYSTFKNFRTLPAKYSNENDIRNNIIFNNNNIYIYAENKNGTLNEQACISISPNNNMIYCSTRGRRYTIGGDSGIQKNVNNEYNFFDEINNTPSSLHDTIKTYTFDAIDSSEISSTFTKMNLIKTNDILDDSNINKLNTGNIFNEHIIMNSCDSNNLNTTKCISKNLSVQKLFKYYKKCSQDLEHEQRVCKPCAHVYNGNICMNGDDCSFCHHPDHVLISAKKWKKLVKNNMEKLDILLHVLRNPDDVNSKLLNEMLKHNPKNFKTSKKINNSTNNTMLNINVCNNNNMIDASNISNINDFGSLRNGGNANINRKNKNNNKNKGYNFHNKNATKMIKPTYNYYDSNEIPDPFKNKFHIRNNNNVNIERNYNFVPYHANM, from the coding sequence ATGAACAATGTTTCTCCTGTGGCGAAATATGCATTGTGCAATAATAATTTCCAAGAAAATTTGCAAAGTATgaatgaagaaaaatatatagaccATGAATTGCTTTTGcggcaaaaaaaatatatttttgattcTTTAGTACAGATGAATcaagaaaatgaagaacAAATATGTTCTGATATAAATAGTGATATATGTAGAGCATTATCAAATTACGCAGATTATACAACaaagaaaacaaattatgttgtaaataaaagattTTCAGAAATTGAAAACATTCAAGAAAATATAGACGATATCGATTATTCTACATTTAAGAATTTTAGGACATTACCGGCAAAGTATAGTAATGAGAATGatataagaaataatataatttttaataataataatatttatatatatgcagaaaataaaaatgggaCATTAAATGAACAAGCTTGTATATCTATATcaccaaataataatatgatttATTGCTCTACACGAGGAAGAAGATATACTATAGGTGGTGATTCGggaatacaaaaaaatgtaaacaaTGAATACAATTTCtttgatgaaataaataatacacCATCATCACTACATGACAcaattaaaacatatacATTTGATGCCATAGATAGCTCAGAAATTTCTAGCACATTTACtaaaatgaatttaataaaaacaaatgataTTCTTGATGattcaaatataaataaattaaataccGGAAATATATTCAATGAACACATCATAATGAATTCATGtgattcaaataatttaaatacaacaaaatgtatatcaaaaaatcTATCAGtgcaaaaattatttaaatattataaaaagtgTTCTCAAGATTTAGAGCATGAACAAAGAGTGTGTAAGCCTTGTGCCCATGTCTATAATGGAAACATATGCATGAATGGCGATGACTGCTCTTTTTGCCATCATCCCGATCATGTATTAATATCagcaaaaaaatggaagaaactagtaaaaaataatatggaaaaattaGATATACTTTTACATGTATTACGTAATCCAGATGATGTTAATTCAAAACTATTAAATGAGATGCTCAAACATAATcctaaaaattttaagacaagcaaaaaaattaataattccactaataatacaatgttgaatataaatgtctgcaataataataacatgaTAGATGCTAGCAATATTAGTAATATCAATGATTTTGGAAGCTTGAGAAATGGAGGAAATGCCAAtattaatagaaaaaataaaaataacaataaaaataaaggatataattttcataataaaaatgcaaCCAAAATGATAAAGCCTACATATAACTATTACGATTCAAATGAGATTCCAGACCCTTTCAAAAACAAATTTCAcataagaaataataataatgtgaATATAGAgagaaattataattttgttccTTATCATGCtaatatgtaa